ACAGTACGGGTGTATTCCGCCAAGGGAAACCAGTGCAAGGGATGGGGTGGCAAGCTCTGTTTATCACAAATGCCGAAGGTCTTTTCTCTCTGGCAGCTCCGCTGCCTCTGCCAAGCGTGAGCTTGGCAGCCCAAACAACGCAGCACAAACGGATCTGTGCTGCCAGTGGTAAGCTCTGTTTGCCACTAAAGCTGCTACAAGCCGCATCCACATTAGGGGTGGCAAGCTCCTGCTTGCCACAGCGAGCACAGCTCGCTTCTGAAGGCGACGGATTCACCGATAAAGCGGCAAGATGCCGTTTTGTTTTGCCGACTTTGTCGCCACTGCCAAACGGGGCTGCTCAAACGGTTGATATTAGCAAAATGACTGGTAAAAAAAAATGTTTGAATCTACTCGAACCACAAGAGAGCCTTTCTTACTGGTTGCCCACTAGGTTTGCAAGAGAGCCAAACAAATTTATTATTCTGCTTGATGTAGCTTTAATATAATTGCTAATTCTGCCAATTTTATGCCCAATGATTCAAGGATAAGCAAGAGATGCTTTACCTTGAGCTTATCCTGTTGCAATAGCATAATCTCAAGATATACCTTTGCTAAGCTATCCTTAAAGTAATAAGTGAGAGATTTGGGTATAGATACTATTTACATTGCATTCACAATCTTTTTAACTTCGTTGATGGGCACAGCAAATCCCAAGCCGATATTGCCGCCGGATTCGGAAATAATAAGAGTATTTATACCAATAACTTCTCCCTGAATATTGACCAACGGACCGCCACTATTGCCTTGATTGATGGCAGTATCGGTTTGAATTAGATTGTAATGACGAGTATTACCAAAATCCAGATTTCTACCCAAAGCAGAAATAACTCCCACACTTACAGTGGGTTTGGCATCGTTCATTACATATCCATAGGGATTACCTAAAGCAATGCTCCATTCTCCTACAAAGATTTTATCCGAATCCCCCAATCTGGCAAAGGGCAGATTATTGCCACGAATTCGCAATTTAGCAATATCGAGTTCTGCATCTAAGCCTACGAGATCGGCGTCGAACTCCCGATTATCGGCAAGCACCACCTTAATCTCGGTTGCACCATTTACCACGTGGGCATTTGTGATGATGTATCCATCAGGATCGTAGATAATTCCGCTACCCAAAGATTGTACTTGTCTTTGCATTGGTCCAAAGAAATCGAAAAAATCGAAAAAACCAAAACCGTAGCTTGGTCCCATTCTACCCCGTACAATTTGGGTTTTGATAACGTTTACGCTCACAACTGCCGGTTCTACTTCGGCAACAGCTCGAGTGATGGCATTTTGTCTGCTGGTGCCGGTGCTATCGCAAGGAACATCCGGACTGCTAAATAAAGTGTGTCCTTGCGTAAAACTATTTTGAAAGCTATTAATCAATACCAACGTAATACCAGCATTGATGATAATAATAACAATAGCTAAGAGGATAATCTGAGAGCCTTTCATTGAAATTTCCTGATTGCAAATTCTATGCTTTTATAATTTACTTTGGTTTCAAAACAGGGTCCATTAGGACGCTCGTTCAATACTGCATAAGTGGGATATTTCCAAGCTTCACGTACTCCATCGCTAAGATCCCGATGGCAAGCAACCGCAACTATTACATCCGGAGAAGTATCTTTAACTATTTTGCGTGCCAAAGATCCGCCAGTGGCAACCGCTGCTTTAACAGCGTATTTTTTTGCTATTCTTTTAAGTTGGGCAATATCGCATTTGCCACACTCGGCACATTCATCAATATCGGTTGTAATGCGAATCTTACATTCAGAATTTTGCAAGCAATGCGGAAGCAGTAAGAGGATATTTTTGTGACTTATATCTCGAGCTTGGCTTAAAACAATTTCATTGTTGAAGTTCAAAAAACTCTCTTGTAAGGATTGTTTATTCTGAAACGTAAGGATACCCATAAACCTTGCCAAATAATAATATACGTTTACCAACATCCATTTAGCATAGGAGGCTAAACCTTTGGGACGAATCGGAGAATGAGTGCTGATGAGATTTAGAATCCACGAAGAAGTAAGCAGCACCAAAACTACGAATATTAAGGTGTAAATCACAGTTTCTTCAAGCGCTAAGCCCAGCTTGAAATAACTGCCCAAGGCAACGCCAAAAAAAGCTACGATTACTATAAATAAACAAAGGCTTACCATAAGTGGAAACTTTATTACAGACAGATAAAACTCTTTCATTATTCAATCCTTTCGCTTAAGCTCAAACGCGCACCCAGAATAAATTTATGCGCTTCCATCTGCTTTTTTCCGGCTGCTTGAACTTTAAGAATCATGAGATCTTGTGAAGCTGTGGAAATACTGAATCCTTCATTGGGAAAGATACCGGTAATTTTGCCGGGAGCTTCATTTGAGGAAGTATCGGTAGGTTTTGCACCTAAAATCTTGAGCATCTTGCCTCTAAAGATAACATAAGCACCAGGTTCATCGGTATAAGCTCTGATCTTCTTACAAA
This Candidatus Cloacimonadota bacterium DNA region includes the following protein-coding sequences:
- a CDS encoding trypsin-like peptidase domain-containing protein, whose translation is MKGSQIILLAIVIIIINAGITLVLINSFQNSFTQGHTLFSSPDVPCDSTGTSRQNAITRAVAEVEPAVVSVNVIKTQIVRGRMGPSYGFGFFDFFDFFGPMQRQVQSLGSGIIYDPDGYIITNAHVVNGATEIKVVLADNREFDADLVGLDAELDIAKLRIRGNNLPFARLGDSDKIFVGEWSIALGNPYGYVMNDAKPTVSVGVISALGRNLDFGNTRHYNLIQTDTAINQGNSGGPLVNIQGEVIGINTLIISESGGNIGLGFAVPINEVKKIVNAM
- a CDS encoding DUF116 domain-containing protein, with product MKEFYLSVIKFPLMVSLCLFIVIVAFFGVALGSYFKLGLALEETVIYTLIFVVLVLLTSSWILNLISTHSPIRPKGLASYAKWMLVNVYYYLARFMGILTFQNKQSLQESFLNFNNEIVLSQARDISHKNILLLLPHCLQNSECKIRITTDIDECAECGKCDIAQLKRIAKKYAVKAAVATGGSLARKIVKDTSPDVIVAVACHRDLSDGVREAWKYPTYAVLNERPNGPCFETKVNYKSIEFAIRKFQ